The Acinetobacter sp. SAAs474 DNA window GTAGAGAATGACCAAATTTAAATTTTGGTTTTGTCCAGATATGCATCCAACTTCCCTGGGTTGGTAAATAAAGTGATTGCTTCTCTACAACGTCTTTCATATTGCTCACTCACCACCCTCATCTAGCGAAAACTTTGATTTTTTAAACAATTATTAGTATTTACAATAAATCTTGATGTCCAATCATAACGAGCGACCTAAGCCTATTAGCTGTATTTTTTGTGTTTTTATGTAGTCCTTAACTTGAGTGTTTATTTAAGTTTTTTTCCTACGATAGCAGATTAACATGCTTTAAATATGACAAAATCACATATAGATTAAATGATTATAAACATGAATTCTATCACATTTACTAACATTTAAAAGGGGGAATCACTTTCCCCGTATCTGCGATATTCCATCAAATTTAAGTGAAATATTGTGTTTTCCAATCGTTCCAAAAATATAAAATAATACCGAACATCACCACAATAATTCCAAATAATGCATGCTGGCTAATTTGTTCATGATTCAGTGTTGCACCTAAAATCAAGGCAATCACAGGGGTCATGACATTACTCAATGAAACCGTAGATGCACTTAAACGCTTGATCAACCAGAAATAACACAGCATCGCAACAATTGAAGACATAATCATGGTAAATACAAACCCCATTAGCGCATGTGTACTCGGAAGCTGTCGTGGTATATCGTGCCAAACAAAAGGTAAAATCAATAAGGATGCTACAGCAGAAATAATTAAAGAACCTGTTGCTTGAGACATTGGGCTCAAAGGTGCATTAATCTGTTTCACCCAAAAAATTGAACTAACATATGAAATAATACTAATCAACATCAGGACAACGCCCCAAGGATTTATGTGATTATCAGCAGAATCAACAAATACAAAACTCAGTCCAGAAACTGCAATCGCCATTCCTAGCCACTGTAAAGCGATCAATTTTTGTGTTTT harbors:
- a CDS encoding DMT family transporter, with the translated sequence MRLNSSPMLVTASIYALLVLIWATTPLAIVWSVQEVHPMWVLMIRYLGASLIALALLKIMRDPLPLDAISIQSYLAGSLNLIGAQLFIYLAANYLTSGLMALIFGFSPLVAGLIGHMILKTQKLIALQWLGMAIAVSGLSFVFVDSADNHINPWGVVLMLISIISYVSSIFWVKQINAPLSPMSQATGSLIISAVASLLILPFVWHDIPRQLPSTHALMGFVFTMIMSSIVAMLCYFWLIKRLSASTVSLSNVMTPVIALILGATLNHEQISQHALFGIIVVMFGIILYFWNDWKTQYFT